From a region of the Vagococcus coleopterorum genome:
- the rplD gene encoding 50S ribosomal protein L4, translating into MPTVALFKQDGSKNGNIELNSDIFGIEPNESVVYDAIIMQRASLRQGTHAVKNRSAVRGGGRKPWRQKGTGRARQGSIRSPQWRGGGVVFGPTPRSYSYKLPKKVRRLAIKSVLSEKVAEEKFVVVDSLSFGAPKTKEFKEVLAKLDVTTKVLVVLENGNDFAALSARNLPNVSVVASDNVSVLDVVANDKMLITKAALTQVEEVLA; encoded by the coding sequence ATGCCAACTGTAGCATTATTTAAACAAGACGGTTCTAAAAACGGAAACATCGAGTTAAACTCAGATATCTTCGGAATTGAACCAAACGAAAGCGTTGTATACGATGCAATCATCATGCAACGTGCTTCATTAAGACAAGGTACACACGCGGTTAAAAACCGTAGCGCTGTTCGCGGCGGTGGACGTAAGCCATGGAGACAAAAAGGAACTGGACGTGCTCGTCAAGGTTCTATCCGCTCACCACAATGGCGTGGCGGTGGTGTAGTCTTCGGACCAACTCCACGTTCATACAGCTACAAACTTCCTAAGAAAGTTCGTCGTTTAGCAATCAAATCTGTTTTATCAGAAAAAGTTGCTGAAGAAAAATTTGTTGTTGTTGATTCATTAAGTTTCGGCGCACCAAAAACGAAAGAATTCAAAGAAGTATTAGCTAAATTAGATGTAACAACTAAAGTTTTAGTCGTTTTAGAAAACGGCAATGATTTTGCAGCATTATCAGCTCGTAACTTACCAAACGTTTCTGTCGTAGCGTCAGATAACGTAAGCGTGTTAGATGTAGTAGCTAACGATAAAATGTTAATTACTAAAGCTGCTCTTACTCAAGTAGAGGAGGTGCTTGCATAA
- the rplV gene encoding 50S ribosomal protein L22 encodes MSEQITSARATAKTVRTSPRKTRITIDLIRGKSVAEAISILKFTPNKPAGIIEKVLMSAVANAENNYDLDVENLVVSEAFVNEGPTMKRFRPRAKGSASPINKRTSHITVVVTEK; translated from the coding sequence ATGTCAGAACAAATTACTTCAGCAAGAGCAACTGCAAAAACAGTTCGTACTTCACCTCGTAAAACGCGTATTACGATCGATTTAATCAGAGGGAAAAGCGTAGCAGAAGCTATTTCAATCTTAAAATTCACGCCGAACAAACCAGCGGGAATTATTGAAAAAGTATTGATGTCAGCTGTTGCCAATGCAGAAAACAACTATGATTTAGATGTTGAAAACTTGGTAGTTTCTGAAGCATTCGTAAACGAAGGACCAACGATGAAACGTTTCCGTCCTCGTGCGAAAGGTTCAGCTTCACCAATCAACAAAAGAACAAGTCACATTACAGTAGTAGTGACTGAGAAGTAA
- the rpsQ gene encoding 30S ribosomal protein S17 has product MTQDQERNQRKVYQGRVVSDKMDKTIVVVVETRNAHKKYGKRVKYSKKYKAHDENNVAKAGDIVKIMETRPLSATKRFRLLEVVEEAVII; this is encoded by the coding sequence ATGACTCAAGATCAAGAAAGAAATCAACGTAAAGTTTACCAAGGTCGCGTCGTTTCAGATAAAATGGACAAAACAATTGTCGTTGTAGTTGAAACTCGTAACGCTCACAAGAAATACGGTAAACGTGTTAAATATTCAAAAAAATATAAAGCGCACGATGAAAACAATGTTGCGAAAGCAGGAGACATCGTGAAAATTATGGAAACTCGTCCATTATCCGCTACAAAACGTTTCCGTTTATTAGAGGTCGTTGAAGAAGCAGTTATTATCTAA
- the rpsJ gene encoding 30S ribosomal protein S10, translated as MAKQKIRIRLKAYEHRILDQSAEKIVETAKRTGADVSGPIPLPTDRSVYTVIRATHKYKDSREQFEMRTHKRLIDIVNPTPKTVDALMKLDLPSGVNIEIKL; from the coding sequence ATGGCAAAACAAAAAATTCGTATCCGTTTAAAAGCGTATGAACACCGTATTTTGGATCAATCAGCGGAAAAAATCGTTGAGACAGCGAAAAGAACTGGAGCTGACGTATCGGGACCGATTCCGTTACCGACAGATCGTTCAGTCTACACTGTGATCCGTGCAACGCACAAATACAAAGATTCTCGTGAACAATTCGAAATGCGAACTCACAAACGTTTAATCGATATTGTGAATCCAACACCAAAAACAGTTGACGCTTTAATGAAGCTTGACTTGCCAAGTGGTGTAAACATTGAAATCAAGTTATAA
- the rpsC gene encoding 30S ribosomal protein S3, which produces MGQKINPTGLRVGVIRDWDAKWYAEKEYAEYLHEDLKIRKFVSSRLADAAVSKVEIERAAKRVNVSLHTAKPGMVIGKGGSEVENVRKELVKITGRKPNEIHINIVEIKKPDLDAKLVAEGIARQLENRVAFRRAQKQAIQRTMRSGAKGIKTQVSGRLNGADIARAEGYSEGTVPLHTLRADIDYAWEEADTTYGKLGVKVWIYRGEILPGMKNIEKGGK; this is translated from the coding sequence GTGGGTCAAAAAATTAATCCTACGGGACTTCGTGTCGGCGTTATCCGTGATTGGGACGCTAAATGGTATGCAGAAAAAGAGTATGCAGAATACCTACATGAAGATTTAAAAATTCGTAAATTTGTCTCATCTAGACTAGCCGATGCCGCTGTGTCGAAAGTTGAAATTGAACGTGCTGCAAAGCGTGTTAATGTTTCACTACACACTGCTAAACCAGGAATGGTTATTGGTAAAGGTGGATCTGAAGTTGAGAACGTTAGAAAAGAACTAGTAAAAATTACTGGTAGAAAACCTAATGAAATCCACATCAACATTGTGGAAATCAAAAAACCAGATTTAGATGCAAAATTAGTAGCAGAAGGTATTGCTCGTCAATTAGAAAATCGTGTGGCTTTCCGTCGTGCGCAAAAACAAGCAATCCAACGTACAATGAGATCAGGAGCTAAAGGGATTAAAACTCAAGTTTCAGGTCGTTTGAATGGTGCAGATATTGCCCGTGCTGAAGGTTATTCAGAGGGTACAGTTCCACTTCATACATTACGTGCTGATATTGACTATGCATGGGAAGAAGCGGATACTACATACGGAAAACTAGGAGTTAAAGTGTGGATTTACCGTGGAGAAATTCTTCCTGGAATGAAAAACATTGAGAAAGGAGGGAAATAA
- the rplX gene encoding 50S ribosomal protein L24, with protein MFVKKGDKVKVITGKDKNKEGVVLTAFPKQDRVIVEGVNMIKKHQKPSAAAPQGGIIETEASIHVSNVMIVDPATGEPTRVGFKDVDGKKVRVAKRTGNVLDK; from the coding sequence ATGTTTGTTAAAAAAGGCGATAAAGTAAAAGTTATCACTGGTAAAGACAAAAATAAAGAAGGCGTGGTTTTAACTGCGTTTCCAAAACAAGATCGTGTCATCGTTGAAGGTGTTAACATGATCAAAAAACATCAAAAGCCTAGTGCTGCTGCTCCTCAAGGAGGCATCATTGAAACTGAAGCGTCAATTCACGTTTCTAACGTAATGATCGTAGATCCAGCTACTGGTGAACCAACTCGTGTTGGATTTAAAGATGTTGATGGTAAAAAAGTCCGTGTTGCTAAACGCACAGGAAATGTATTAGATAAGTAA
- the fusA gene encoding elongation factor G → MPREFTLDKTRNIGIMAHIDAGKTTTTERILYYTGKIHKIGETHDGASQMDWMEQEQERGITITSAATTAAWKGHRVNIIDTPGHVDFTVEVERSLRVLDGAVTVLDAQSGVEPQTETVWRQATTYGVPRTVFINKMDKIGADFLYSVSTLHDRLQANAVPVQLPIGAEDEFSGIIDLITMKAEMYTNDLGTDIREEEIPAEYMELATEWREKLVEAVAETNEDLTMKYLEGEEITEAELREAIRLATIAVELFPVYCGSAFKNKGVQLMLDGVIDYLPAPTDVAAITGINPDTDEEVEVPSTDEAPFAALAFKVMTDPFVGRLTFFRVYSGVLQSGSYVKNASKGKRERVGRILQMHANSREEISEVYAGDIAAAVGLKDTTTGDTLCDEKNLVILESMEFPEPVIEVAIEPKSKADQDKMGTALQKLSEEDPTFRASTNTETGETIIAGMGELHLDVLVDRMRREFKVEANVGAPQVSYRETFRAPVTQAEGKFVRQSGGKGQFGHVWVEFTPNEEGAGFAFENAIVGGVVPREYIPAVEAGLKASMENGVLAGYPLVDIKCKLYDGSYHDVDSNETAFRVAASLALKAAAKKAQPAILEPIMGIEIVIPEDYLGDIMGHVTARRGRVEGMEARGNSQVVRAMIPLAEMFGYATTLRSATQGRGVFTMTFDHYEDVPKSVQEEIIKKNGGSN, encoded by the coding sequence ATGCCAAGAGAATTTACCTTAGACAAAACTCGTAATATCGGTATCATGGCTCACATCGATGCTGGTAAAACGACTACAACTGAACGTATTTTATACTATACTGGTAAAATTCATAAAATTGGAGAAACTCATGATGGAGCTTCTCAAATGGACTGGATGGAGCAAGAACAAGAACGTGGTATTACGATCACTTCAGCCGCTACTACAGCAGCATGGAAAGGTCACCGCGTCAACATTATCGATACTCCTGGTCACGTGGATTTCACAGTTGAAGTTGAACGTTCATTACGTGTATTAGATGGTGCTGTTACAGTACTAGATGCTCAATCAGGTGTTGAGCCTCAAACAGAAACAGTTTGGCGTCAAGCAACTACTTACGGTGTACCTCGTACTGTATTCATTAACAAAATGGATAAAATTGGTGCGGACTTCTTATACTCAGTAAGTACGTTACATGATCGTTTACAAGCTAATGCAGTTCCAGTTCAATTACCAATCGGTGCAGAAGATGAATTCAGCGGGATTATCGACTTAATCACGATGAAAGCTGAAATGTACACTAACGATTTAGGTACAGATATCCGTGAAGAAGAGATTCCAGCGGAATACATGGAATTAGCTACTGAATGGCGTGAAAAATTAGTTGAAGCAGTTGCTGAAACTAATGAAGATTTAACAATGAAATACCTAGAAGGTGAAGAAATTACTGAAGCGGAATTACGTGAGGCTATTCGTCTTGCTACTATCGCTGTAGAATTATTCCCAGTTTACTGTGGATCAGCCTTCAAAAACAAAGGTGTTCAATTAATGCTTGATGGTGTTATTGATTACTTACCAGCTCCAACTGACGTTGCAGCTATTACAGGTATTAACCCAGATACTGACGAAGAAGTTGAAGTTCCATCAACTGATGAAGCTCCATTCGCTGCGTTAGCATTTAAAGTTATGACTGACCCATTCGTAGGTCGTTTAACATTCTTCCGTGTTTACTCAGGTGTTTTACAATCTGGTTCATACGTGAAAAATGCTTCTAAAGGGAAACGTGAACGTGTAGGACGTATCTTACAAATGCACGCTAACTCTCGTGAAGAAATTTCAGAAGTATATGCAGGGGATATCGCTGCTGCTGTTGGTCTTAAAGATACAACAACAGGTGATACTCTATGTGATGAGAAAAACCTAGTTATTCTTGAATCAATGGAATTCCCAGAACCAGTTATCGAAGTTGCGATTGAACCTAAATCAAAAGCTGACCAAGATAAAATGGGTACTGCTTTACAAAAATTATCAGAAGAAGATCCAACTTTCCGTGCGTCAACAAACACTGAAACTGGTGAAACAATTATCGCTGGTATGGGTGAGCTTCACTTAGACGTCCTTGTTGACCGTATGCGTCGCGAGTTCAAAGTTGAAGCTAACGTAGGTGCTCCTCAAGTTTCTTACCGTGAAACTTTCCGTGCTCCTGTTACTCAAGCTGAAGGTAAATTTGTTCGTCAGTCTGGTGGTAAAGGTCAATTCGGACATGTTTGGGTTGAATTCACACCAAATGAAGAGGGTGCAGGATTTGCATTCGAAAACGCTATCGTTGGTGGGGTAGTTCCACGTGAATACATCCCAGCAGTTGAAGCGGGACTTAAAGCTTCTATGGAAAACGGTGTATTAGCCGGCTATCCATTAGTAGATATTAAGTGTAAACTTTATGATGGTTCATACCATGATGTCGATTCTAACGAAACTGCTTTCCGTGTTGCGGCATCACTTGCTTTAAAAGCAGCTGCTAAAAAAGCACAACCAGCAATCTTAGAACCAATTATGGGTATTGAAATTGTTATCCCTGAAGATTACTTAGGTGATATCATGGGACACGTAACTGCTCGTCGTGGCCGCGTTGAAGGTATGGAAGCTCGTGGGAACTCTCAAGTAGTTCGTGCTATGATTCCATTAGCTGAAATGTTTGGTTACGCTACAACGTTACGTTCTGCGACTCAAGGTCGTGGTGTGTTCACAATGACATTTGATCATTATGAAGATGTACCGAAATCAGTACAAGAAGAAATCATCAAGAAAAATGGTGGCTCTAACTAA
- the rplP gene encoding 50S ribosomal protein L16, with product MLVPKRVKHRREFRGKMRGEAKGGKEVAFGEYGLQAVESKWITNRQIEASRIAMTRYMKRGGKVWIKIFPHKSYTSKAIGVRMGKGKGAPEGWVAPVKRGKIMFEIAGVPEDVAREALRLASHKLPVKTKIVKREEMGGESNEG from the coding sequence ATGTTAGTACCTAAACGTGTAAAACACCGTCGTGAGTTTAGAGGTAAAATGCGTGGAGAAGCTAAGGGTGGTAAAGAGGTTGCATTCGGAGAATACGGTTTACAAGCTGTTGAATCAAAATGGATCACTAACCGTCAGATTGAAGCATCACGTATCGCTATGACTCGTTATATGAAACGTGGCGGGAAAGTGTGGATTAAAATTTTCCCTCACAAATCTTATACATCGAAAGCAATTGGCGTTCGTATGGGTAAAGGTAAAGGAGCTCCAGAAGGTTGGGTAGCACCAGTTAAACGTGGTAAAATCATGTTTGAAATTGCTGGCGTACCAGAAGACGTAGCTCGTGAAGCGTTAAGACTTGCTTCTCACAAATTACCTGTTAAAACTAAGATTGTAAAACGCGAAGAAATGGGTGGTGAATCGAATGAAGGTTAA
- the rplC gene encoding 50S ribosomal protein L3 → MTKGILGKKVGMTQVFTENGELIPVTVIEATPNVVLQVKTMETDGYEAVQLGYQDKREVLSNKPAKGHVAKANTAPKRFIKEFKDVELGEYEVGKEIKVDVFEAGDIINVTGTTKGKGYQGVIKRHGQSRGPMSHGSRYHRRPGSMGPVDPNRVFKNKKLAGQMGGDRVTIQNLEVVRVDLDKNVILVKGNVPGSKKSLVQIKSVKTGK, encoded by the coding sequence ATGACTAAAGGAATCTTAGGAAAAAAAGTGGGAATGACACAAGTCTTCACTGAGAATGGTGAATTAATCCCTGTTACTGTAATCGAAGCGACTCCAAACGTTGTTTTACAAGTTAAAACAATGGAGACTGACGGTTACGAAGCAGTTCAATTAGGTTACCAAGACAAACGTGAAGTATTATCAAACAAACCTGCGAAAGGTCATGTTGCAAAAGCAAACACGGCTCCTAAGCGCTTCATTAAAGAGTTTAAAGATGTTGAGCTAGGAGAATACGAAGTAGGTAAAGAAATTAAGGTTGATGTATTCGAAGCAGGTGACATCATTAACGTTACAGGTACAACTAAAGGTAAAGGTTACCAAGGGGTTATTAAACGCCATGGTCAATCTCGCGGACCAATGAGTCACGGTTCTCGTTACCACCGTCGTCCTGGGTCAATGGGTCCAGTAGATCCGAATAGAGTATTTAAGAACAAAAAATTAGCTGGTCAAATGGGTGGCGATCGTGTCACTATTCAAAATCTAGAAGTTGTACGTGTAGATCTTGATAAAAACGTTATCTTAGTAAAAGGTAATGTGCCAGGTTCTAAAAAATCATTAGTACAAATCAAATCAGTGAAAACTGGGAAATAA
- the rpmC gene encoding 50S ribosomal protein L29 has translation MKVKDIKALTTAEMLVKEKEFKEELFNLRFQLATGQLENTARIQEVRKSIARIKTVLREQEK, from the coding sequence ATGAAGGTTAAAGACATCAAAGCGTTAACCACTGCCGAAATGCTTGTTAAAGAAAAGGAATTCAAAGAAGAATTATTCAACTTAAGATTCCAACTTGCTACAGGTCAGCTAGAAAACACTGCACGTATTCAAGAAGTGCGCAAATCGATTGCACGCATTAAAACAGTGTTGCGTGAACAAGAAAAGTAA
- a CDS encoding 50S ribosomal protein L23, whose amino-acid sequence MELLDVIKRPVITEASMLAMDEKKYTFDVDTRANKTHVKQAVEAAFDGVKVKNVNIMNVKPKFKRMGKYAGYTRKRRKAIVTLTNDSKEIQLFDAE is encoded by the coding sequence ATGGAATTACTAGATGTAATTAAACGCCCGGTTATCACTGAAGCTTCAATGTTAGCGATGGACGAGAAAAAATACACGTTTGACGTGGATACTCGTGCTAACAAAACTCACGTGAAACAAGCGGTTGAGGCTGCGTTTGACGGTGTTAAAGTTAAAAACGTTAACATCATGAACGTTAAACCAAAATTTAAACGCATGGGTAAATATGCAGGATATACAAGAAAACGTCGTAAAGCTATCGTGACGTTGACTAACGATTCAAAAGAAATTCAATTGTTTGACGCTGAATAA
- the rpsG gene encoding 30S ribosomal protein S7, with the protein MSRKGPAQKREVLPDPIFQSKDVTRLINRIMIDGKRGTAANIIYNAFDIIKEATGNEPIEVFNQAMENIKPVLEVKARRVGGSNYQVPVEVRPERQMTLALRWLANYARLRGEHTMEQRLAKEIMDAANNTGASVKKREDTHKMADANRAFAHYRW; encoded by the coding sequence ATGTCAAGAAAAGGTCCAGCTCAGAAACGTGAAGTTTTACCTGATCCAATTTTCCAATCAAAAGATGTCACTCGTTTAATCAACCGTATTATGATTGATGGTAAACGTGGGACTGCTGCGAACATTATCTATAACGCATTTGATATCATCAAAGAAGCTACAGGTAATGAACCAATCGAAGTTTTCAATCAAGCGATGGAAAACATCAAACCTGTATTAGAAGTTAAAGCTCGTCGTGTGGGTGGTTCAAACTACCAAGTGCCAGTTGAAGTTCGTCCAGAACGTCAAATGACATTAGCACTACGTTGGTTAGCTAACTATGCTCGTTTACGTGGTGAACACACTATGGAACAACGTTTAGCTAAAGAAATCATGGATGCTGCTAACAATACTGGTGCTTCAGTTAAAAAACGTGAAGACACACACAAAATGGCAGATGCCAACAGAGCTTTCGCTCACTACCGTTGGTAA
- the rplN gene encoding 50S ribosomal protein L14, producing MIQTESRLRVADNSGAREVLTIKVLGGSGRKTANIGDIIVATVKQATPGGLVKKGEIVKAVIVRTKTGARRTDGSYIKFDENACVIIRDDKSPRGTRIFGPVARELRDSNFMKIISLAPEVL from the coding sequence GTGATCCAAACAGAAAGTCGTTTGAGAGTTGCTGATAACTCAGGTGCTCGTGAAGTACTAACAATTAAAGTGTTAGGCGGATCAGGACGTAAAACAGCGAACATCGGTGATATCATCGTAGCTACTGTTAAGCAAGCCACTCCTGGTGGTCTTGTTAAAAAAGGTGAAATCGTTAAAGCTGTAATCGTTAGAACTAAAACTGGAGCTCGTCGTACTGACGGTTCTTACATTAAATTCGATGAAAATGCTTGTGTAATTATCCGTGACGACAAGAGTCCTCGTGGAACACGTATTTTCGGACCAGTCGCTCGTGAATTACGTGATAGCAATTTCATGAAAATCATTTCACTTGCACCGGAAGTATTATAA
- the rpsS gene encoding 30S ribosomal protein S19, protein MGRSLKKGPFIDEHLMKKVEAQKDSEKKSVIKTWSRRSTIFPNFVGYTIAVYDGRKHVPVYIQEDMVGHKLGEFAPTRTYRGHVADDKKTKR, encoded by the coding sequence ATGGGCCGTAGTTTGAAGAAGGGACCTTTTATTGATGAGCATTTAATGAAAAAGGTTGAAGCTCAAAAAGATTCTGAAAAGAAAAGTGTCATTAAAACATGGTCACGTCGTTCAACAATCTTCCCTAACTTTGTAGGGTATACAATTGCTGTATACGATGGACGTAAACATGTTCCAGTCTATATTCAAGAAGACATGGTAGGACACAAATTAGGTGAATTCGCACCAACAAGAACATATCGTGGGCACGTTGCAGACGATAAAAAAACAAAACGCTAA
- the tuf gene encoding elongation factor Tu, whose protein sequence is MAKEKFDRSKPHVNVGTIGHVDHGKTTLSAAIATVLSKKGFGEAQNYADIDNAPEEKERGITISTSHIEYETENRHYAHVDCPGHADYVKNMITGAAQMDGAILVVSAADGPMPQTREHILLSRNVGVPYIVVFLNKMDMVDDEELLELVEMEVRDLLSEYDFPGDDTPIVAGSALKALEGEEKYEDKIMELMAEVDSYIPTPERDHDKPFMMPVEDVFSITGRGTVATGRVERGSVSVGDEVELVGIAEEITKTTVTGVEMFRKLLDYAEAGDNIGALLRGTAREDIQRGQVLAAPGTITPHTKFNAEVYVLSKEEGGRHTPFFTNYRPQFYFRTTDVTGVVELPAGTEMVMPGDNVTIDVELIHPIAIEEGTRFSIREGGRTVGSGVVSTITK, encoded by the coding sequence ATGGCTAAAGAAAAATTTGACCGTTCAAAACCACACGTAAACGTTGGTACAATCGGACACGTCGATCATGGTAAAACTACTTTATCAGCTGCGATCGCAACTGTATTATCTAAAAAAGGATTCGGTGAAGCTCAAAACTACGCTGATATCGATAACGCTCCTGAAGAAAAAGAACGTGGTATCACAATCTCTACTTCACACATCGAATACGAAACTGAAAACCGTCACTACGCACACGTAGACTGTCCAGGTCACGCGGATTATGTTAAAAACATGATCACTGGTGCTGCACAAATGGATGGAGCTATCTTAGTAGTTTCTGCTGCTGATGGCCCAATGCCACAAACTCGTGAGCACATCTTACTTTCACGTAATGTTGGTGTTCCTTACATCGTTGTATTCTTAAACAAAATGGATATGGTTGATGATGAAGAGTTATTAGAATTAGTAGAAATGGAAGTTCGTGACTTATTAAGCGAATATGATTTCCCAGGTGACGATACTCCAATCGTTGCAGGTTCTGCTCTTAAAGCCTTAGAAGGCGAAGAAAAATATGAAGATAAAATCATGGAATTAATGGCTGAAGTTGATTCATATATCCCAACTCCAGAACGTGACCATGACAAACCATTCATGATGCCAGTTGAGGATGTATTCTCAATCACTGGTCGTGGTACAGTTGCTACTGGTCGTGTTGAACGTGGTAGCGTTTCTGTAGGTGACGAAGTTGAATTAGTTGGTATCGCTGAAGAAATCACTAAAACAACTGTTACAGGTGTTGAAATGTTCCGTAAATTATTAGATTACGCTGAAGCTGGCGATAACATTGGAGCTTTATTACGTGGTACTGCCCGTGAAGATATCCAACGTGGTCAAGTATTAGCTGCTCCTGGAACAATCACTCCACACACAAAATTCAATGCTGAAGTTTATGTATTATCAAAAGAAGAGGGTGGACGTCACACTCCATTCTTCACTAACTACCGTCCGCAATTCTACTTCCGTACAACTGACGTAACTGGTGTTGTTGAGTTACCAGCTGGTACTGAAATGGTAATGCCTGGTGATAACGTAACTATCGACGTTGAATTAATTCACCCAATCGCGATCGAAGAAGGAACTCGTTTCTCTATTCGTGAAGGTGGACGTACTGTTGGTTCAGGCGTTGTATCTACAATCACTAAATAA
- the rplE gene encoding 50S ribosomal protein L5, whose protein sequence is MNRLKEKYVKEITPSLMEKFNYSSVMQTPKIDKIVINMGVGEAVTNVKNLDKAVEELTIISGQKPIITKARKSIAGFRLREDMPIGCKVTLRGERMFEFLDKLVTVSLPRVRDFHGVSNKAFDGRGNYTLGVKEQLIFPEIDYDLIDKVRGMDIVIVTTANTDEESRELLTQLGMPFQK, encoded by the coding sequence ATGAACCGCCTGAAAGAAAAATATGTAAAAGAAATTACTCCATCATTAATGGAAAAATTTAACTATTCATCAGTTATGCAAACACCAAAAATTGATAAAATTGTTATCAACATGGGTGTTGGTGAAGCTGTAACAAACGTTAAAAACTTAGATAAAGCCGTTGAGGAATTGACTATTATTTCTGGTCAAAAACCAATCATTACAAAAGCTAGAAAATCTATCGCTGGTTTCCGTTTACGTGAAGACATGCCTATCGGTTGTAAAGTTACTTTACGTGGCGAAAGAATGTTTGAATTCTTAGACAAACTAGTAACAGTTTCTCTACCTCGTGTACGTGATTTCCACGGTGTAAGCAACAAAGCATTTGATGGTCGTGGTAACTACACTTTAGGGGTTAAAGAACAATTAATCTTCCCTGAAATTGACTACGATTTAATCGACAAAGTTCGTGGTATGGACATCGTTATCGTTACAACAGCTAACACTGACGAAGAGTCTCGCGAATTATTAACACAACTTGGAATGCCATTCCAAAAATAA
- the rplB gene encoding 50S ribosomal protein L2 codes for MGIKKYKPTSNGRRNMTSSDFAEITTSTPEKTLLQPMKNNAGRNNMGRITVRHQGGGHKRQYRVIDFKRNKDNVVGLVKTIEYDPNRSANIALIHYTDGVKAYILAPKGLEVGMQVVSGENADIKIGNTLPLANIPVGTVIHNIEMKPGKGGQLIRSAGTKAQVLGKEGKYVLVRLNSGEVRMILATCRASIGAVGNEQHELINIGKAGRSRWMRKRPTVRGSVMNPNDHPHGGGEGKAPIGRPSPVTPWGKPTLGYKTRNKKAASDKLIVRRRKTK; via the coding sequence GTGGGAATTAAAAAGTATAAACCGACCTCAAATGGACGTCGTAATATGACAAGTTCTGATTTCGCTGAAATCACAACTTCTACCCCTGAAAAAACGTTATTACAACCAATGAAAAACAACGCTGGACGTAACAACATGGGACGTATTACAGTTCGTCATCAAGGTGGCGGTCACAAACGTCAATACCGTGTTATTGACTTCAAACGTAACAAAGACAACGTTGTTGGACTTGTTAAAACAATCGAGTACGATCCAAACAGATCTGCTAACATCGCTTTAATCCACTATACAGATGGTGTGAAAGCATACATCTTAGCACCAAAAGGATTAGAAGTAGGAATGCAAGTTGTATCAGGAGAAAATGCTGATATTAAAATTGGTAACACATTACCATTAGCTAACATTCCAGTTGGTACTGTAATTCACAACATCGAAATGAAACCAGGTAAAGGCGGACAATTAATCCGTTCTGCTGGTACTAAAGCTCAAGTGTTAGGTAAAGAAGGTAAATACGTATTAGTTCGCTTGAACTCAGGCGAAGTTCGTATGATTCTTGCTACTTGTCGCGCTTCAATCGGTGCTGTAGGTAACGAACAACACGAATTAATCAACATTGGTAAAGCCGGCCGTAGCCGTTGGATGCGCAAGCGCCCAACTGTTCGTGGTAGCGTAATGAACCCTAACGATCACCCACATGGTGGTGGTGAAGGTAAAGCTCCAATCGGACGTCCTAGCCCAGTTACACCTTGGGGTAAACCAACGCTTGGTTACAAAACTCGTAATAAAAAAGCTGCATCTGACAAACTTATTGTTAGACGTCGTAAAACAAAATAA
- a CDS encoding type Z 30S ribosomal protein S14, producing MAKKSMIAKNKRPAKFSTQEYTRCERCGRPHSVYRKFKLCRICFRELAYKGQIPGVKKASW from the coding sequence TTGGCTAAAAAATCAATGATTGCTAAAAACAAGCGTCCAGCAAAATTCTCAACACAAGAATATACGCGTTGTGAACGTTGTGGTCGTCCACATTCAGTTTATCGTAAATTTAAACTTTGCCGTATTTGCTTCCGCGAACTTGCCTATAAAGGACAAATTCCCGGCGTGAAGAAAGCTAGCTGGTAA